TGCCCTGAGCTTAGATTTGCAGAGGAGTAATGTGGCATGAAGCTGTAGGACTTATCCAGGTCAGGAGATCCATCTTGCTTCAAGGAGAAGTTCCCACTGATGCTCAAAGGGGGAGTGAGTGGGCCCTCATAAGGTGGTGTACTGCAGTCAGGTGGATGGCTCCCAAAGGATGATTCTCCCAAACTCTTGAATACTGGGGGTTTGAGATTAATAAGGTGTGTTTCCATATGGCCATAAGGAGGACTGGGGAGCCCAGGAGACTGGTAGTTGAAGTTATGGACAGAGATGGCCGAGTCACAAATAGGGGATTTCTCCTCATGCTTCTCCAGGAGGACAGACTGAGGGCCCAGCTGGAGGCATCCAGCCACCAGATTGCTTGTAGGCTGAGAGAGCCCTTTGCAGAGCATCTCCACAAAACCCTTCCCTTCAGGTGTCTGCCCAGTCTCCAGAACCTCAGACAAAGCCCAAATATAGTTCCTGGCCAGTCTAAGAGTCTCTATCTTGGAGAGCTTTTGGGTCTTTGAGTAACATGGCATGACTCTCCTCAGGTTGTCCAGGGCATCATTCAGGCCATGCATCCGGGTCCGTTCTCTAGCATTGGCCTTGACTCTTCGAGCCCTGAATCTCTCAAGGCGAGCTTttgtcatcttctttttcttaggACCCCGTCTCTTAGGCTTCTccccatcctcttcctcctcttcttcctcctcaatACTGTCATGCTCTTCAGCTAAGCTGCCAAGCATCCCATAAGCAGCtggtcttctctcctcctccttcatctcGTTCTGAGAGCCCAGACCTTTGTCCATCCAGGATGGTGTGTTGACCAACTCTGTTATCTCCTTCGATTTCACATAAGGTTTTGCCATTTCTAGATTCTGGAAAGAGAAATGGCAATTATTAGTGTCTGTGAATATCTGCTTTGATGTAAATctaaactttctttttatatcttagaTGTAAAGCACAGAATGATATTGAGATTCAACTTATGGTTATCCAGTCCAAGTCCACCATTCTAAACAAGTAATCTAAGACTCAAATAAATGCCCAGGACACTAATATAGCTATGGAATATTACAAGAAAATcagctaaagaaaatgaaaattgactTGATCATTCCTTGTAATGCCAGTAGTGCCAGTGCctaattctttttattctctggTGCTTTGTCTCATGGATATTTTATGCAAGAATAATGGATATAAGAATCAAaacctatttttccttcttcccagaaTACAGATCATGGAGGGAAGTAGATAAGGTGGGCATATAAATTATTGCCCAAATAGAGAAACTTGTGAAAGTAAAAGAGGATGCTAAAGTAGTCATAactataaaatatgcataaaataattataattactacaaaattttaaaagcatattagtAAGTAAACTGTTGCATTTTATACCATAATATAAATGAAACACTGTGGTGTTTCGGTGTTTCTCTCAGACTACTATGCTCTCCAGAGGACTGCCCAGCCTCTGTTTAGTGACATATCACATTTAACCTATAACATTCCATGTTTCCCACTGACTCTAAGTCTAAGTGACTCTAAGTCAGCTAATGAGCTGACTCTCATTAGCTCCAAGCACCCTAGGAAAGAGCCGTGCCACGACTGACCAGTACCCCACATGACCATGAAATAGTTCTCTCACCATCACCTGAagagcattttgtttttcagcaaGGACCTTGTGGTCTGTCTAGTGTAGTGGTGTTAGAGGTGTTAGTGACATGGTGTCTAAAAGGATCAGGAAAAGAGAGCAGGGTTACCactgactattttttaaatttccccgtATGTTACAGTGAAAACTCTTCCATTGTACATGCATCACCCATCACCATACAAGACTACGTCAGAGCAGCTAGATTTACAAGCCAGAGGTCTACAAAGCTTATTTAAGATTATCTTAGtgaaattattatataatatttcattgaaaatgaaaaatctggaaaaaacacTAAACTTAATGGAACATAGTGGTTGCAAACATGGAAATAGCCTGACTACTTTAATTCGCTTGCCTAAGAGATACTGTTTAATcagaattttctttgaaaacattggCAGTTTGAAAACCAGAAGATACCAGTGGTTTAGTAAACATTTTGCATTCAATTCTGGAAGAGTGAATTGTTTTGAGATTTGCTGAACAATTTGTAGGTATATAATTTACCAAATAAAAGTATCTGAGAAGCTCCACTGGGGCATCCCGGTTTACCAGTTTAGTCTTTGAAATGTTAAACCTTCCATCACTTTTGTATAACAGAAAGGAGGgagcatgataaatgttttttgatCCTTAAAGCTTGGGCCTCAAATCAATGCATGCAGGATTCAGTACATAGATTTTAAGAGTACAAATATacgatttgatttgtttctggtAATTTGAACTTGTTTTCTTTGTAACCTCATTTACCTCCTATAAATAATTAATGTTACCACATTGCAAAAACAGCCTAGGTTTCATGTTAATCAGCACGGAAATCATGTCAGCTTGACTTACTCACTTAATAAGGCTTCCTGGGTAAGCAGCTTTATTGAAAACACACATTGGAACCTATTGGTCAACTGGCTGCCCAGGCCAAGTTAGAAAATCCCACTTTTAATATGGATGATGGAGCTTGTGTGCTGAGCTGCACTTCTAACTCAGCCAGATATCCAGAGGGAGGGTGAAGGACCTAATTAACTTTCTGTTAAAGTAACACAGACCTTTCTGAGGCAGGTGCACTCTGAGGCCAAAGAGGATGGAGTGGGCTTGGGAAACACAATGTTCCACACGTAATTATAATAACATTTGTGTGGCCTTATAGCCAACCTTTGAGGGAAATAGGGATTTATGCTTATTTTGTAATCAAGGTCACTGTGGGTCAGAGATTAAGTGACAGAAATGCAAAGATATAAAGCGGATAGAGCAGGACATAAAACCAGGTCTTCTGATTCCAAATCCtaggttttatgttttttcctcctttctttttctatcacagctatgggaagaaagaaaggcactTTGACTCCAGAAGGTGTGGATCAGTTGAACTAAGTCACCAGGAAATGACCATCATCCAGAAAGGCTAGTTCAGGTGTTCTCTGCAGTGTTTGACTCTCAGgattccttcctcttcccaatttttttcttgttgtttccaCTCTTTTactccttcctcccttttctcctccatctcctcttcATCATCATATCACCGGGTCATACTTACATGCATGGAGAGTTGAGAAGGAAGATgcgagagaggaaagaagagtctCCTGAATTACTCCTTACAACTGAATACCATCCTAGCCTCTGTAATTGACCtttttactattactattatacCTATCTCCCTACCTCTGGACTCGAGCCAAACTCTGTTAATCCTCACCCTCATCAAGAACTAAGATTCAGAAAATAGACCATCTTTTACCTTTAACATAATGTAATGGTTCTGTCAGAGTCAAAGAGCTACTTTCAAATCAGATTATCAGCAGGTATGAAGGATAAGAAACAACTGGATTTGGCTAAAACAGTGAAAAGGGCAATCAATTTTCATCTTTGTTCTCTTACCAACCACAGGAAAGATATAGATAGCTCCAGTTTAACTCTCTCTTTTCCCACAGATTCTGGTCCATTAGCTCTAAGAGGATCCCATGGGTATATAGTGTGGCTTTGAAAGCATAGAAGATGGAATAACACACACTGTAGGCCCAACTGCTCTGATCCCTGGTTGCTGATCTCAAACACATTACACAACTCTCTgatcttcaatttcctttttgataaaaTAGAGATAAGGTATATTCAATGTGGTTCAcgcaagataaatgaaaataagaaaagattgtATAGACTTTAAATGTGGTAGAACATTATCTATATATTGATCTTGTGTTAATTCTTGAATTTTCTATCTAATCTATTTACACATTtgcatattcaaaaataaaaattgtttctcACAGATAAGTAGCAAAAGTAGATTGTACTAACTACTGTGCCTCTTATTATCTTGAGGGAACATCCTCTGATTGGCTCAGAAGTTGATCTCACAATTGCCCAACAGCCAGCCATTTTTCCCAGTGTGGCTGGACAgcagactctggagtcagattaCCTGAGTTTAAATTTCAGTTCTGTTACTTACTAGAGGGAAGACCTTAGCCAGGTTTCATTACCTTTCTGTGCCTTATCCCCTCTgtttaaaatggtaataataatagccCTACTTCATGGGATTATTGTGAGCATCATGAGCTAATATATGTAAAGATTTGATCAGAGCCCGACATTGTATATGCCTTGGAAGTGTTAGGTACTATTGTTTCTAAATTTCATCATGACTTCTTCTGGCCACATGGACAAAAATAAGTATGATTTCAATCTGTGTCTAATATTGATTTTATGCCAACAAAGGCCAATGTTTCTATGTTAACACCCATTTTAAAACATTCCCTGACAAGCCCACCTCTCCAGCCTCCTATTGAAACTGAATACCAAAGCTTCTCTCCTGTTGCAAGAGGTGAGGAAACAGACTTCTACCAGCTGTCTCTATCAGATTGACTCAAACTCTTCCACCATATTAACCAAAGAAGTTGGCTTCTTTAATTCTGTTTTGTAATTGGGAGACAGCAGTTTGCGGACACTTCTACTCAGTTACACAAATTTTTAGGTGCATGAAATTTCTGGTGGAATACAGAAACTCTTGGCCCCTGGAcgtttttccttttgtctttgatTAAACACTATTGGGAATAAGACTACCACCAGAATCAAGTGCCAGAGCTCTGAGGAGAGAAACAGTGTCTCTCAAATAGAAGTAAAGTCCAGGACtcttcagagattaaaaaaatatattttttggccTTTAAATTTTTCTACCTAAATATCTCCAATGCATCATCAAAAAGTTATCTGGAGGTTGGGGGGTGCGAGTGAGCAGGTCATGAACAACCAGATTTAGATTTGAAAATTGAAGATGTGTATGGTATAGTTCTGAGTTCTGATCACAGAAACCAACTTGGCTCCTCTCCAGAACAAGTATCTAATCCTACCATGGCTTTTAGCCTGTCAGTGAACTAGCACAGAGTCATACTGAAAGAATTGTGAAACTGAGACCCTCTTCACTCATTTATTACTTACCTATTAAAtgagcacagaaaaaaatattttctttttttatgcttagggcaaagtggaaataatattgctgtctttcatatttcatttagAAGCTTTTATGAAAAGCAAGGAAATCAAGCACTAGTACCTTGTAAACTTATAAGGCAAATGTAAAGGTTGGCAATTGTTTGGTAGAAGCAGAATGGGAAGCTCTATAGCACTGCACACAATATTGTGATACACCATTTTAAGTTTCCCcaatttttacaaaagaaattagTCCTCAAAATATACATGAGGCTGACTCCagtgtagcaaaaaaaaaaaaaaatcaatgaatactGGCTCTGGAAGTAAAATACAGCCTTCCCTGACTCCATCCTCAAATGCATTCTAATCACATAAAgcctattttattctttgatctTGGAATTTGGACTTCCTTACACATCTTTACAATATGACAAAATTTTCTCTTGTcatctttcttaaatttcacagtTAGTCAATTCTCTCAAATTTGAAATTGTCTCTCACTTATTAAAAAACCCATTCTAGCAAAATGTTTGCTTAGGTAATGATTGTGACTACTCAATACTTTAATTACTGGGGCTGAGGTCACTGGGCATGACTATTACGTGGAGCCGTACTGGAATTCATATGACATTTTTACTATTTCCTGATTTGTTGTGGAGAAGTTTCAATTGATGAATAAGTGGGCAAGGAGTACTTGCATGTGTACGTATGATGATTAGACAGTGTCTTTCCTCTTGGAAGCTGATTGTACTCACTTCACCTCCTGATCCTATGAAAAAATCCTAAATACAGCAGAAAGAGAACTATTCAGCTAAGTTTCTAGGGAATCTGAGCACCAGACAGCCTAAATGCCTTGCTCAGAGTTGCAGAGTCTTCACATGGAAAAACCAGAATGTCGACCAAGGTGCTCACAATTTGCACTGCCTAAAACCATCCAGTGGGTTGTTTTCTGCTCTTCCTGCACAACTTTTTATAGTCTAGCACTTTCCCTCTTATTAatacctgtacacacacacacacacacacacacgtgtgtgctcGCTCATACATAGGCACATCTTATCCAACGTATCCATGTCATACTTCACTTTTCATAACCTCAGATTCAAATGGTAAagttttcaaacaaaaattaCTCAATCTTTCAGTTCCTCCCTCCCCTTGTTCTTGAACATTTCCTCTCTGGTCTCtctgtcaaaaaacaaaacaaaaacaaaaacaaaaacaagggaagTGTTTACATTTATTAGTATTGTCCTGAATACATTTTGGGGGTGGTAAATGATGGATGAGTAGAAGGcagaagagacaaaaatatacataGGCAATCTTTCCTGACTTCTTAGCTGAAAGGTCTGAGGAAAAGCAAAGGTTCCCCCCACTCCATTACAACAACCTAAGAATTTTAGCAGAGCAAATGGGGGCAATGATAAGAATATGCCCCCATGGCTTTCCTTATTCTATTGCCATTCCCCGTCTTCCCCGTCCGCTCTCTGCACGACCCTAAAATGCTGGAGCAGACCAGCCGATTGGGTCAATTCTTCCAATGCACTTGCTAAGCCACCTCTGAAGAGCGGCTGAACTTTTTGGACACCTTTCCTCCtgcattaataaaatggaaaagtggaataaaatggaaaaggaggATTATTTATGACGTCTAGTTCATAGAAATGATTGAGAGTATGAGTTCCCCTTCAGGGAGCACATGCCATGGGGATTGGTAAGACCATCAAAACTTTAATACCTGTCCCGCGAGGTCTCCCTGCTTCTCGGTGCAGGGTTCCTCAGCCCTACTCCGTCCTCTCCCAGCCCAAGGGCTCCTGAGGTCCGCAGGAACTTCCCACGGGAGCCTTGACTGCGCCGTGCCTCCCGCCTCCAAGGGCTCACCTCCGCCAGTGGCCGTCCGGGTGTGGACGCTGGGACTCTGCGCCCCGGGGACACTCGGGAGCACCTGCCGGCGGCCGCCAAGGGGCCCCGCGCTTTCAGCACCGCGGGTGAGGACAGCTCCCGGACCGTGGGGAATTCAGGACCGCGGGTAATTCAGGACCGCGGGTGTGGACAGCTCCCGGACCGTGGGGAGTTCAGCACCGCGGGTGTGGACAGCTCCCGGACCGCGGGGTTCAGGACCGCGGGTGTGGACAGCTCTCGGACCGTGGGGAGTTCAGCACCGCGGGTGTGGACAGCTCCCGGACCGCGGGGTTCAGGACCGCGGGTGAGGACAGCTCCCGGATCGCGGGGTTCAGCACCGCAGGTGTGGACAGCTCCCGGACCGCTGGAGTTCAGCACCGCGGGTGTGGACAGCTCCTGACCTGCGCCTTCAGCACCGCGGCCCCGGGcagctcccgccctgcagccgcGCTGCCCTTTTGAGGCCaccctggggcggggcggggacacCGGCTGTGACCCCTCCCCGCCCGGGGGAGGAcacgcctccctccctccccccgccgcgGGGACCCTCCCCTGCGTGCCTGCTGGCTATAGCTGATTAAATGGGGAGAGCGGTTAGGACAAGGGGAatagggaggggaggggaggggaggggaggggagctgctCCAGTGGAAGGTGAGGAAAGGAGGACTGGAAATTACAAAGATCTGGAGCAAGAGAAAGTTGGGGTACATTTGGAGAGGCTGGAGTGAGCCtcagccttgggcccagggcgtgaccccggggtcctggaatcgagtcccacatcgggctccctgcatggagcctgcttctctccctctgcctgggtctctgcctctctctgtgtgtgtctctcatgagtaaatgaataaacaaaaatctaaaaaagaataaagattggGAGAGAGAGCTAAGCAGGGCAAATGAAAGCAGCGGCCCACGTCTGAAGggacaaaaaaatgagaaagatacaCGCCCAGGACACAGCATCATTGATCGTTACCTTACACAGGTGGATTGCTGTCTTTAGTTTCAGAACTCCAGAATTCCTTAGAAGGAAAAAGTATCTTCTGCTCCTTTCTTTTCCACATGTCAGACTTATTTCTGTTTAGACCCTCTTTATTGTGATTACTGACTATAGACAAAGCCACATCTCTTCATTTGTCCTActgttctttcaacttttctgtttgCTTGAAAGGTATAAGAATATAAAGCAGATGAATGGAATCTTTCATTGCCAGGACACTTAGAACCTCAAATCACAAGCTGGAATCCActgttgtttttcaaaaatatatcaaaatatattattaggCATTATAGGTGTTGGAAAAAGTCCACCTGAGTAGCAGTAGACTTAGCAGAAAGGAAAAGTCCTATAATTTCTAAAATCCCTGTGGTGTTATGAAGTAAGATTAACTGgctagaacagaaaaagaaaactagggctGAAAAGATTTCAAGTATATGGACATGCTTTATTACTAGAGCCACCAAGGCAAAGCATAGCCTCTTCACTTAAAgatgtaaagtaaaaaaataaataaaaataaataaataaataaataaagatgtaaagtagggacgcccgggtggctcagtggttgagcctctgccttcagcccaagacgtgatcctggagacccgggatcaagtcccacgtcgggctccctgcatggagcctgcttctccctctgcctgtgtctctgcctctttctctctctcttctctgtgtattctcatgaataaataaataaaatctttaaaaacaagataaagattTAAAGGATTCTGTAACCTTCTAGTGGTTCCAGGGAGGAAACGGAAGGGTACTTGGACCTAGCAATAGACTCCATGATACCCAGTAATTCAATTTCACTTACAGTgtcagttttcacatctgtaaaaggATCTGATCAGTTAAGTTTAGTCGTAAGATAGAATTCTGGCTCCAaactcaaccttttttttttttttttttttggaattgccTTGGAGGGAATCCCCCAGATTCTTGGAAATCACATGCTCTCCCAATGTAACAGGCACATATCTAATAAAGATGAAGAGCTATGAGAATGCGTGATGTGCAAGGAAAGGTGCAGAAgattagaataaaacaaaaaggaggtTTACCATCAATAAGGCTGAAAGGCATATCTTACGTTTGaaatagttcatattttaaaaactccattATAGGTGTCATAGGACTCTGTccttcacatacacacacacacacacacacacacacacagaataaaaattaactttttttttcaatttttatgagAAGTTGTTTTTCTTCAGCCACTCTTTAAGCTCTTATTgatctttcttgtatttttcttcagGAACTATCCACTCAGcaaataaacttcattttcagAGGAATCAAATAATATATTCTAGGAAAGATGGATTTCTGAAAACCGAACCAGAATCCCCTCTTCATCCAGCGAAACTTCTCTACCGAGTATTTGTGCTTAGGAGAGAGCTGCGATGAGCCTGTGTAGAACGGATTGATCCCCTGCTTTGTATCTTCAAAGCCAAGTCGTGGATATTTGACAGTTGAGGATGTTGGTGATGTTAGTATCCTGCCTATGAAATGCTCAGAGGTCAGGGGAGAGTGGAGGATTAGCAGAAAGGTGAACATATTGAGACAAAGATGAGGGTGGGGACAGAACATTCTGTGGGGCTCCTGGCTTTCTCTGACAGATGTAAGAAACTAAACACAATAGGATTAGCTCTCAAAACACGTTCAGTTGTGCGTATACGTGTGTGCTCGCGTGTGCAGCCTTGagaggcactgaggaggacaccaAGTTTGCTTTAAGAGCTGCCTTTTGCAGAGCGAGGGACGGAATCTATTGCACGGGGTCACCGTCCTCACAACTCCTCCAGGGCCATACAGACAGTTGGCTATTGAACCCAGCGTGCAGGAAGGGGCGGCGGGCAGTGCcccagcagagggaagggggcgGGGCTGCCTGCAGAGCATTTACATTCATTCTCCTCCCCCCACATGGTTTCTGGGCCAGAGGGCCAATCCCCAGGCCGTCCttctttctctgtgctttttgTAAAGCTCTGAGCTAACCTGTTAGAACCATCTGCTGGGTGGGGGAAATGCAACCAGCGCTCAGTTGCTGGCCCACAGGCCAAGAGCCATtgaagcagagaggag
Above is a window of Canis lupus baileyi chromosome 25, mCanLup2.hap1, whole genome shotgun sequence DNA encoding:
- the NEUROD4 gene encoding neurogenic differentiation factor 4 is translated as MAKPYVKSKEITELVNTPSWMDKGLGSQNEMKEEERRPAAYGMLGSLAEEHDSIEEEEEEEEDGEKPKRRGPKKKKMTKARLERFRARRVKANARERTRMHGLNDALDNLRRVMPCYSKTQKLSKIETLRLARNYIWALSEVLETGQTPEGKGFVEMLCKGLSQPTSNLVAGCLQLGPQSVLLEKHEEKSPICDSAISVHNFNYQSPGLPSPPYGHMETHLINLKPPVFKSLGESSFGSHPPDCSTPPYEGPLTPPLSISGNFSLKQDGSPDLDKSYSFMPHYSSANLSSGHVHSTPFQAGAPRYDVPIDMSYDSYPHHGIGAQLNTIFTD